One Polaribacter sp. SA4-12 genomic window carries:
- the hisD gene encoding histidinol dehydrogenase: MKNINNPQRKDWNQILQRPTKTVDDIEKTVNQIFDDVQRNGDAAVHKYTELFDGVTLDNNIVSIEEINEAVAEVSNELKDAINLAKENITKFHTAQKTEKVFVETAVGVSCWQEKRPIQKVGLYIPGGTAPLFSTVLMLAIPANIAGCKEIVLCSPPNKEGKIHPAILYAANLCGVTKIIKVGGIQAIAGYTFGTETVPKVYKIFGPGNQFVTVAKQLSTKHGVAIDMPAGPSELLVVADDSANASYVASDLLSQAEHGADSQVILVSTSKELIDEVSLEIDKQLLDLPRVEIAQKAIDNSKSILVENDEIALELINEYGPEHFIVCTNNNDFYVDNIENAGSVFIGNYTPESAGDYASGTNHTLPTNGFSKSYSGVNLDSFTKSITFQKITKEGIQTIGRSIELMAAAEGLDAHKNAVSIRLKDLK, encoded by the coding sequence ATGAAAAACATAAACAATCCACAAAGAAAAGACTGGAATCAGATCTTACAAAGACCTACAAAAACGGTTGATGATATCGAGAAAACAGTCAACCAAATTTTTGATGATGTACAAAGAAATGGAGATGCTGCAGTACATAAATATACTGAGTTGTTTGATGGTGTTACTTTGGATAACAATATTGTTTCTATTGAAGAAATTAATGAAGCCGTTGCAGAAGTTTCTAACGAATTAAAGGATGCTATTAATCTTGCAAAAGAAAATATCACCAAGTTTCATACTGCACAAAAAACGGAAAAAGTATTTGTAGAAACTGCAGTTGGCGTTTCTTGTTGGCAAGAAAAAAGACCGATTCAGAAAGTTGGTTTATATATTCCTGGAGGAACAGCACCTTTGTTTTCAACAGTATTAATGTTGGCAATTCCTGCTAATATTGCAGGTTGTAAAGAGATTGTTTTATGTTCTCCTCCTAATAAAGAAGGAAAAATTCATCCAGCTATTTTGTATGCTGCCAATTTATGTGGCGTTACAAAAATTATTAAAGTTGGTGGAATTCAAGCCATTGCTGGTTATACATTTGGTACAGAAACGGTTCCTAAAGTGTATAAAATATTCGGACCCGGAAATCAGTTTGTAACGGTTGCAAAACAATTGTCTACAAAACATGGCGTTGCTATTGATATGCCTGCTGGCCCAAGTGAATTATTAGTGGTTGCCGATGATTCTGCAAATGCGAGTTATGTGGCTTCAGATCTATTAAGTCAAGCAGAACATGGAGCTGATAGTCAAGTTATTTTGGTTTCAACATCAAAAGAACTAATTGACGAAGTTTCTTTAGAAATAGACAAACAACTTTTAGATCTGCCAAGGGTTGAAATTGCTCAGAAAGCAATTGATAATTCTAAATCTATTTTGGTTGAAAACGATGAAATAGCCTTAGAATTGATCAACGAATATGGTCCTGAACACTTTATTGTTTGTACAAATAACAATGATTTTTATGTGGATAATATAGAAAATGCAGGTTCTGTTTTTATTGGTAATTATACTCCAGAAAGCGCAGGAGATTATGCTTCAGGAACGAATCATACATTACCAACAAATGGTTTTTCTAAATCGTATTCAGGTGTAAATTTAGATAGTTTTACAAAGAGTATTACTTTTCAGAAAATTACAAAAGAAGGCATACAAACCATAGGAAGATCTATTGAGCTAATGGCAGCAGCAGAAGGATTAGATGCACATAAAAATGCAGTTTCAATTCGTTTAAAAGATTTAAAATAA
- the hisG gene encoding ATP phosphoribosyltransferase, translated as MSKLRIAVQKSGRLNDDSMRILKNIGISIENGKDQLKASARNFPLEVFYLRNGDIPQYLRDGVVDVAIIGENVLIEKGNDIDFVERLGFSKCKVSIAVPKESKANTLKDLDGKRIATSYPETVKKYLKEYNIDAQLHTISGSVEIAPNIGLADGICDIVSSGSTLFKNGLKEIEVLFKSEAVLAVSPLISEERRAILEKIQFRIQSVLKGQNSKYILLNAPNDKLENILKLLPGMRSPTVLPLAEEGWSSVHTVISKNAFWEIIDELKANGAEGILVCPIEKMVL; from the coding sequence ATGAGTAAATTAAGAATTGCAGTACAGAAATCAGGAAGATTAAACGACGATTCAATGAGAATCTTAAAAAACATTGGTATTTCTATCGAGAATGGAAAAGATCAATTAAAAGCATCTGCAAGGAATTTTCCTTTAGAAGTTTTTTATCTTAGAAATGGCGATATTCCTCAATATTTAAGAGATGGAGTAGTAGATGTAGCCATTATTGGAGAAAATGTTTTAATCGAAAAAGGAAACGATATTGACTTTGTAGAGCGTTTAGGTTTTTCTAAATGTAAAGTTTCTATTGCAGTACCAAAAGAATCGAAAGCAAATACATTAAAAGATTTAGACGGAAAAAGAATTGCAACTTCGTATCCAGAAACCGTAAAAAAATATTTAAAAGAATACAATATTGATGCACAATTACACACCATTAGTGGTTCTGTAGAAATTGCACCAAATATTGGTTTAGCAGATGGTATTTGCGATATTGTTTCTAGTGGATCTACATTATTTAAAAACGGTTTAAAAGAAATTGAAGTCTTATTTAAATCGGAAGCTGTTTTAGCAGTTTCGCCTTTAATTTCTGAAGAAAGAAGAGCAATTTTAGAGAAAATACAATTTAGAATTCAGTCTGTTTTAAAAGGACAAAATTCTAAATACATTTTGTTAAATGCGCCAAATGATAAATTAGAAAACATCTTAAAGTTATTACCAGGTATGAGAAGTCCTACTGTTTTGCCTTTGGCAGAAGAAGGTTGGAGTTCTGTGCACACTGTAATTAGCAAGAATGCTTTTTGGGAAATTATAGATGAGTTAAAAGCAAATGGAGCAGAAGGTATTTTAGTTTGCCCAATTGAAAAAATGGTGCTTTAA
- a CDS encoding alpha/beta hydrolase, protein MKTKNILLKLSVIFLLILSGCSSEPEIDNATMLDGDQIFDASLYNPTTYLVSHAITNPTTVQKNTPVIITVHGYSASTFEWDEFRTYSDANANILMSQVLLGGHGRSYEDFKNATWKNWQEPITAEYNALLEKGYTNINFALSSTACPLVLDLIKNGKIADNSIKNIFLIDPIIIPSDKLLTLIGTVGPMLGYFESTNTTTEDKYWYHFKPQETLNELLDLIDIVRKDLQKGYQLPTGTQMKIYKSIKDDTADAVSAVLIYKGLKNSDKTAIDVEMIDSELHVVTRLEGRDNVTQKDRDIQKQVFDNMLMLLTQ, encoded by the coding sequence ATGAAAACTAAAAACATACTTTTAAAATTATCTGTTATTTTTTTATTGATACTTTCTGGCTGTTCTAGTGAACCAGAAATTGACAATGCAACCATGTTAGACGGAGATCAAATTTTTGATGCATCGCTTTACAACCCTACTACATACTTAGTTTCACACGCAATTACCAATCCCACAACTGTTCAAAAAAACACACCCGTTATTATAACAGTTCATGGTTATTCTGCATCTACTTTTGAATGGGATGAGTTTAGAACTTATAGCGATGCGAATGCCAATATTTTAATGTCACAAGTGCTTTTAGGCGGACATGGACGTAGCTATGAAGATTTTAAAAATGCTACTTGGAAAAACTGGCAAGAACCAATTACAGCAGAATATAACGCACTTCTAGAAAAAGGATATACCAATATAAATTTTGCGTTATCATCCACTGCATGTCCGTTGGTTTTAGACTTAATTAAAAATGGCAAAATAGCAGATAATAGTATAAAAAATATCTTTTTAATAGACCCAATAATTATTCCTTCGGATAAATTATTAACGCTTATAGGAACTGTTGGCCCAATGTTGGGATATTTTGAATCTACAAATACAACTACAGAAGACAAATATTGGTATCATTTTAAACCACAAGAAACCTTAAACGAATTATTAGATTTAATAGATATTGTTCGTAAAGATTTGCAAAAAGGATATCAATTACCAACAGGTACTCAAATGAAAATATATAAATCTATAAAAGATGATACTGCAGATGCTGTAAGCGCTGTTCTTATTTACAAAGGACTTAAAAACAGTGATAAAACTGCTATTGATGTTGAAATGATAGATTCTGAGCTACACGTAGTAACCAGATTAGAAGGTCGTGACAATGTTACTCAAAAAGATCGTGATATTCAAAAACAAGTTTTTGACAACATGTTGATGTTACTTACGCAATAA
- a CDS encoding AAA family ATPase: MPILNDIIDWVENKSDFWQVAIDRLIRNNELTDNDITELTEISKIDYGLSKFNFTKVDFNDLRNFANNATSSDDIILSKISNIDNVNALSKTCELEFSPKGITVVYGDNGSGKSSYVSILKHACNTRGHKPKINDNLYDPTCFGNDKKADIEYTIDGTNFNTVNLVNEEVSSAVLKSVDVFDTFSANHYIEEQDEIAFIPQGLSIVEKLAIGIKKVESKLNSELLSPVLKGFDYSLLDVSECSTAKTFLDNLNADTKLDELRAESIWNSTKDSRIEKLIKEIEKLNSTDPKKNLKENEEKIKRFEILQKKFQTLEDNLTGQILIDLKQTLNNFVTTSKALKESSEKAFSDLPIEGVGNSSWKLLWESARKFYNESTGTKNFPEINKDSNCPLCLQDLDEDAKNRFTSFEEFIKNDIQKTFDEASNKFDLAIEDLNSLDFSFEEQKPSTIELNELIEDYSQNQEQYLELLSKQKESLVTLFNVKKTIEDFNKIEIEKTPKTQIQELIKTLKETNEKLKVQSIEEDLKPLNKELNQLKGEKKIFDFKPKLGREIYRQKKIKLLNQCISKCNTRTITTHSNELATNYISQSLKQNFKTELTKLGFKNIKIETETKGQRGKQYHYLRLDEQNANGIALKDVLSEGEHRCISLATFLSELSISEHKSAIVFDDPVSSLDHKWRNKISKRIAEESLDRQVIVFTHDITFLLMIQEHSNKLNCDLDIKSLTRKKKETGLIASNPPWDALKVSIRIGILKSAHQELKKIENNETEEVYKERAKILYGKLRETWERFIEEVFLNGAIQRFGRAIQTQRLSKIVDLTDDDYNLVDTNMSKCSTYFTGHDTAGTLIEEMPDSDEFLADLKILEEYMKRIRKRRN, from the coding sequence ATGCCAATACTTAATGATATAATTGACTGGGTTGAAAATAAATCTGACTTCTGGCAAGTCGCAATTGACCGCTTAATTAGAAATAATGAACTTACTGATAATGACATTACAGAATTAACAGAAATTAGTAAAATAGATTATGGATTATCGAAATTTAATTTTACTAAAGTAGATTTTAATGATTTAAGAAATTTCGCTAATAATGCAACAAGTAGTGATGATATTATACTTTCAAAAATTTCTAATATTGATAATGTAAACGCACTCTCAAAGACTTGTGAATTAGAATTTTCCCCAAAAGGAATCACGGTAGTCTATGGCGATAATGGTTCGGGAAAATCAAGCTATGTGAGTATTTTAAAACACGCTTGTAATACAAGAGGACATAAGCCAAAAATCAATGATAATTTATACGACCCAACTTGTTTTGGAAACGATAAAAAAGCTGATATTGAATATACAATTGATGGAACAAACTTTAATACAGTAAATCTTGTTAACGAAGAAGTAAGTAGTGCTGTTTTAAAAAGTGTGGATGTTTTCGATACATTTAGTGCAAACCATTATATTGAAGAACAAGATGAAATTGCTTTCATTCCTCAAGGTTTATCTATTGTAGAAAAATTAGCAATTGGCATAAAAAAAGTTGAGAGCAAACTAAATTCAGAATTATTAAGTCCAGTTTTAAAAGGATTTGACTATTCACTTTTAGATGTTTCCGAATGTTCAACAGCTAAAACCTTTCTCGACAACTTAAACGCAGATACAAAACTAGATGAATTAAGAGCAGAATCTATTTGGAATTCAACTAAAGATTCTAGAATTGAAAAGTTAATTAAAGAAATTGAGAAATTAAATTCGACAGACCCAAAGAAAAACTTAAAAGAAAATGAAGAAAAGATAAAACGTTTTGAAATTTTGCAAAAGAAATTTCAAACGCTAGAAGATAATTTAACAGGTCAAATCTTAATAGATTTGAAACAAACGTTAAATAATTTTGTAACAACAAGTAAAGCTTTAAAAGAATCTTCTGAAAAAGCATTTTCTGATTTACCAATTGAAGGTGTTGGTAATAGTTCGTGGAAATTACTTTGGGAAAGTGCTCGTAAATTCTATAATGAAAGTACGGGAACGAAGAACTTTCCAGAAATAAATAAAGATAGTAATTGTCCTCTTTGTCTTCAAGATTTAGATGAGGATGCAAAGAATAGGTTTACTTCCTTTGAGGAATTTATAAAAAATGATATTCAAAAAACTTTTGACGAAGCATCTAATAAATTTGATTTAGCGATTGAAGATTTGAATAGTCTAGACTTTTCTTTTGAGGAGCAAAAACCTTCAACAATAGAATTAAATGAATTGATTGAGGATTATTCTCAAAATCAAGAACAATATTTAGAATTACTTTCTAAACAGAAAGAGAGTTTAGTAACTCTTTTTAATGTTAAAAAAACTATTGAAGATTTTAATAAAATTGAAATTGAGAAGACACCAAAAACACAAATTCAAGAACTCATTAAAACCTTAAAGGAAACAAATGAGAAATTAAAAGTCCAATCAATTGAAGAAGATTTAAAACCACTTAATAAAGAATTGAATCAATTAAAAGGAGAAAAAAAGATTTTTGATTTTAAACCAAAACTAGGTCGTGAAATTTATCGACAAAAAAAAATAAAATTACTTAATCAATGCATTAGTAAATGTAATACTCGGACTATTACAACACATAGTAACGAGTTAGCTACAAATTATATAAGTCAAAGCCTTAAACAGAATTTCAAAACCGAACTGACCAAACTAGGTTTTAAAAATATCAAAATAGAGACCGAAACGAAAGGACAAAGAGGAAAACAATATCACTATTTAAGACTTGATGAACAAAATGCAAACGGAATAGCATTAAAAGATGTTTTAAGCGAAGGAGAACATAGGTGTATTTCTTTAGCAACATTCTTGTCTGAATTATCCATTTCAGAGCATAAAAGCGCTATAGTTTTTGACGACCCAGTTTCATCTCTCGACCACAAATGGAGAAATAAAATATCAAAAAGAATTGCAGAAGAATCTTTAGATAGACAAGTAATCGTTTTTACTCACGATATTACTTTTCTACTAATGATTCAAGAACATTCTAATAAATTAAATTGTGATTTAGACATAAAGAGCCTTACAAGAAAGAAAAAGGAAACAGGATTGATTGCAAGCAATCCACCTTGGGACGCTCTGAAAGTTAGTATTAGAATTGGTATTTTAAAAAGCGCTCATCAAGAGTTGAAAAAAATTGAAAACAATGAAACCGAAGAAGTTTATAAAGAAAGAGCAAAAATCTTATATGGTAAACTTCGAGAAACTTGGGAACGTTTTATTGAGGAAGTATTCTTAAATGGCGCAATTCAAAGATTTGGAAGGGCAATACAAACTCAACGTTTATCAAAAATTGTAGATTTGACAGATGATGATTACAATCTTGTAGATACGAATATGAGTAAATGTTCAACTTATTTTACTGGACACGATACAGCAGGAACTTTAATTGAAGAAATGCCTGACTCTGATGAATTTCTTGCGGACTTGAAAATTTTGGAAGAATATATGAAGAGGATTAGGAAAAGAAGAAATTAA
- a CDS encoding B12-binding domain-containing radical SAM protein, translating to MKNLLIISFDFIREGESETSLAIGSILSYIKNDIDYGIKFKASHLPINVLEFNENFEVSDLNKYLSNYNFNEIDYIAISAYVWNEFITNSFINLIINKYNFTGKVILGGYQISYSNNPVLEYPNCHYFIDGYAENALLSILKNENNSKVLKSNFDFSNIPSPYLTDEIQVDDNQEKVRVETQRGCPYRCNFCAHRDLTNNKVYKQSFEKTISEFKYFRYKKVEKVNVLDPIFNIGSNYLNILNELVKMNYKSLISIQVRFETIIGDKGLRFLDLCEKLNIHLEFGLQTAIIKESILINRKNNPSKIKSVMHQLNKRNISYEVSLIYGLPTQTVTSFKKSISFLIENGCEKIIAFPLMLLKGTELFQEKEKFSLKEENIGEYNIPLVTSSNSFSKNNWLEMKKIANNLKLSNKNENRIKLPLTIDA from the coding sequence TTGAAAAATTTATTAATTATTTCATTTGACTTCATTAGAGAAGGAGAAAGTGAAACTTCATTGGCTATAGGTTCAATATTATCATATATTAAAAATGATATAGATTACGGGATTAAATTTAAAGCATCACATTTACCCATAAATGTATTAGAATTTAATGAAAACTTTGAGGTTTCCGATTTGAATAAATATTTATCAAATTATAATTTCAATGAAATAGATTATATCGCAATATCAGCTTATGTTTGGAATGAATTTATTACAAATAGCTTCATTAATCTTATAATCAACAAGTATAATTTCACAGGAAAGGTAATTCTTGGTGGTTATCAAATATCATACTCAAATAATCCTGTTCTAGAATACCCGAATTGCCATTATTTTATAGATGGTTATGCTGAAAATGCTTTATTATCAATTTTAAAAAATGAAAACAATTCAAAAGTATTAAAATCTAATTTTGATTTTTCTAATATTCCTTCTCCATATCTAACAGACGAAATACAAGTTGATGATAATCAAGAAAAAGTAAGGGTTGAAACACAAAGAGGTTGTCCTTATAGGTGTAATTTTTGTGCGCATCGAGATTTAACTAATAACAAAGTTTACAAACAAAGTTTTGAGAAAACGATATCTGAATTCAAATATTTTAGATATAAAAAAGTTGAAAAAGTAAATGTTCTTGACCCAATTTTCAATATAGGTTCGAATTACCTTAATATTTTAAATGAACTTGTAAAAATGAATTACAAATCATTAATAAGTATCCAAGTAAGATTTGAAACTATAATTGGAGATAAAGGTTTACGTTTTTTAGATCTCTGTGAAAAACTTAATATACATCTTGAATTTGGATTGCAAACTGCAATTATAAAGGAAAGTATTCTTATCAATAGAAAAAACAACCCTTCCAAAATAAAATCAGTTATGCATCAATTAAATAAAAGAAATATAAGCTATGAAGTAAGTTTAATATATGGTCTACCAACGCAAACTGTTACTTCGTTTAAAAAAAGTATTTCTTTCTTAATTGAAAATGGATGTGAAAAAATTATAGCATTTCCTTTAATGTTATTAAAAGGAACAGAATTATTTCAAGAAAAAGAAAAGTTTTCTCTCAAAGAAGAGAATATAGGTGAATATAATATTCCATTGGTAACAAGTAGTAATTCTTTCAGTAAAAATAATTGGCTTGAAATGAAAAAAATTGCTAATAATTTAAAATTATCTAACAAAAATGAAAATAGAATAAAGCTTCCACTAACAATAGATGCATAA
- the ttcA gene encoding tRNA 2-thiocytidine(32) synthetase TtcA — MENKKKVTKKLQRSVAEAIQQFTMIAEGDKIMVCLSGGKDSYAMLNMLLYFQKVAPINFGIVAVNLDQKQPGFPEEVLPNYLQNLGVDFKIIEKNTYKIVMDKTPEGKTTCSLCSRLRRGTLYEAAKDLGCNKLALGHHKNDIIETFFLNFFFAGKMETMPPKFRNDAGDIVVLRPLAFCNESDIEAYADFMDFPIIPCNLCGSQENLQRKKVKQMITDWETEFPNRNAIMMNALQNVFPSHLLDKNLYDFDNLESKIPETSLVD, encoded by the coding sequence ATGGAGAACAAAAAAAAGGTTACTAAAAAATTACAGCGTTCAGTAGCAGAAGCGATACAGCAATTTACAATGATTGCCGAAGGAGATAAAATTATGGTTTGTCTTTCTGGGGGAAAAGATAGTTATGCAATGCTAAATATGTTATTGTATTTTCAGAAAGTTGCGCCTATTAATTTTGGAATTGTTGCTGTAAATTTAGATCAAAAACAACCTGGTTTTCCTGAGGAAGTTTTACCAAATTATTTACAAAATTTAGGTGTCGATTTTAAAATTATTGAAAAGAATACCTACAAGATTGTTATGGACAAAACGCCTGAAGGTAAAACTACATGTAGTTTATGTTCTCGTTTACGTAGAGGAACTTTATATGAAGCAGCCAAAGATTTAGGTTGTAATAAATTGGCTTTAGGACATCACAAAAATGACATTATAGAAACCTTTTTCTTAAACTTCTTTTTTGCAGGAAAAATGGAAACAATGCCGCCTAAATTCAGAAATGATGCTGGCGATATCGTTGTTTTAAGACCTTTGGCTTTCTGTAATGAAAGTGATATTGAAGCGTATGCAGATTTTATGGATTTCCCTATTATACCTTGTAATTTATGCGGTTCTCAAGAAAATTTACAACGTAAAAAGGTAAAACAAATGATTACCGATTGGGAAACTGAATTCCCAAATAGAAATGCAATTATGATGAATGCTTTACAGAATGTATTTCCTTCTCATTTATTAGATAAAAACTTATATGATTTTGACAATTTAGAATCTAAAATACCCGAAACTTCTTTGGTAGATTGA
- a CDS encoding heavy-metal-associated domain-containing protein encodes MNFRPKKVIPINQVKVFSTNTTNNYALYLIKTKIMTLDGIKDVEIDIDILPKKFIVHTTKIVPKKDIEAIIFSFEYKNHLKVLLAI; translated from the coding sequence ATGAATTTTCGCCCAAAAAAAGTAATCCCTATTAATCAAGTAAAAGTATTCTCTACAAATACAACTAACAATTATGCTTTATATCTTATTAAAACTAAAATAATGACTTTAGATGGCATTAAAGATGTGGAAATAGATATAGACATTTTACCCAAAAAATTTATTGTTCACACAACAAAAATAGTACCTAAAAAAGATATTGAAGCTATTATATTCTCTTTTGAATACAAGAATCACCTAAAAGTTTTATTAGCTATTTAA
- a CDS encoding NAD(P)H-dependent oxidoreductase, which produces MKNIFIINGSHPFAHSGGKFNETLFNNTISYFDTLEGFDVKCTQVGENYKAKEEVEKFKWADIVIYHTPIWWFQIPFGFKKYIDEVFTEGHQNGIYKSDGRSRKNPNINYGTGGLMHGKKYILTTSWNAPKTAFTLENEFFNQKSVDDGVMFGFHRMNAFTGMELLGTHHFHDMEKNADVPFELNNYSTFLNDLMINL; this is translated from the coding sequence ATGAAAAATATATTTATAATTAATGGAAGCCATCCATTTGCACATTCTGGTGGAAAATTTAATGAAACTCTTTTTAATAATACTATTTCATATTTTGATACGCTTGAAGGATTTGATGTTAAGTGTACTCAAGTTGGTGAAAATTATAAAGCAAAGGAAGAAGTTGAAAAATTTAAATGGGCGGATATAGTGATTTATCATACTCCAATTTGGTGGTTTCAAATTCCTTTTGGGTTTAAAAAATATATAGATGAAGTTTTTACGGAAGGTCATCAAAATGGAATTTATAAAAGCGATGGAAGAAGTAGAAAAAATCCAAACATCAATTACGGAACAGGTGGTTTAATGCACGGAAAAAAATATATACTTACTACAAGTTGGAATGCACCTAAAACCGCATTTACTTTAGAAAATGAATTTTTCAATCAAAAAAGTGTGGATGATGGTGTAATGTTTGGGTTTCACAGAATGAATGCTTTTACAGGAATGGAATTGTTAGGCACACATCATTTTCATGATATGGAAAAAAATGCAGATGTTCCTTTTGAATTGAATAATTACAGTACTTTTTTAAATGATTTAATGATTAACTTGTAA
- a CDS encoding LysR family transcriptional regulator, translated as MVNLEWYRTFKEIYENGTLTKASVALYASQPGVSVHLNALEAYVGKKLFERTSRKMIPTEDGKFLYEYIIESLNKLEIAEQHFKKTTQEKNPSLNIGMCSEMFQLIIEPEIPKLNFDLVARFGAHTDLIKDLNNGILDLVITPKKQNKKKSLVEYVPFSKERIILIAGNKTDTTKIQKHIKSNNFKKLEDELLKNIWYSSSNEMEHFRRFWFENFNKKPAFKPNYILPNITSIIRCLNNENGLALVPDFLCQEQILRNEINLVWEGKVKTENTLFFASRTDLKYKKELDRIRNIFTSKMK; from the coding sequence ATGGTAAATTTAGAATGGTATAGAACATTTAAAGAAATATATGAAAACGGAACTTTAACCAAAGCTTCTGTTGCTTTATATGCGTCCCAACCAGGGGTTAGTGTACACTTAAACGCTTTAGAAGCATATGTTGGCAAAAAGTTATTTGAACGAACTTCAAGAAAAATGATTCCAACAGAAGACGGGAAATTTTTATATGAATATATTATTGAATCTTTAAACAAACTTGAAATAGCAGAACAGCATTTTAAAAAAACTACTCAAGAAAAAAATCCTTCTCTAAATATTGGAATGTGTTCAGAAATGTTTCAGCTTATTATTGAACCCGAAATTCCGAAATTGAACTTTGACTTAGTAGCTAGATTTGGAGCACATACAGATTTAATAAAAGACTTAAATAATGGTATTTTAGATTTAGTAATAACACCTAAAAAACAGAATAAAAAAAAATCATTAGTTGAATATGTTCCGTTTTCAAAAGAAAGAATCATTTTAATAGCCGGAAATAAAACAGATACAACTAAAATACAAAAACACATTAAATCTAACAATTTTAAGAAGTTAGAAGATGAACTACTTAAAAATATTTGGTATAGTTCATCAAACGAGATGGAACATTTTAGACGTTTTTGGTTTGAAAATTTTAATAAAAAACCTGCTTTCAAACCAAACTATATTTTACCGAATATTACTTCCATTATTAGATGTCTAAACAATGAAAACGGGCTTGCATTAGTTCCAGATTTTTTATGTCAAGAACAAATTTTAAGAAACGAAATAAATTTAGTTTGGGAAGGAAAAGTGAAAACGGAAAACACCTTATTTTTTGCATCAAGAACAGATTTGAAATACAAAAAAGAATTAGATAGAATTAGGAATATATTTACCTCAAAAATGAAATAA
- a CDS encoding FKBP-type peptidyl-prolyl cis-trans isomerase, with amino-acid sequence MSQVKVNSTIKVNYTGKLANGQVFDTSEGKEPIEFVLGQERLIPGFEKGLIDMKLNEKKTIEITKDQAYGEPNPSLIQEVKKAELPQDMEPQVGMGLVSKSPDGQEINLMVIEVKEESIVIDGNHPLAGHDLVFDVEVVEIKETVITE; translated from the coding sequence ATGAGTCAAGTAAAAGTAAACAGTACAATTAAAGTAAATTATACAGGTAAATTAGCTAACGGACAAGTTTTTGATACTTCTGAAGGAAAAGAGCCAATCGAATTTGTTTTAGGACAAGAAAGATTGATTCCTGGTTTTGAAAAAGGTTTAATTGACATGAAATTAAACGAAAAGAAAACGATCGAAATTACAAAAGACCAAGCTTATGGAGAGCCTAACCCTAGTTTAATACAAGAAGTTAAGAAAGCTGAACTTCCTCAAGATATGGAGCCTCAAGTTGGTATGGGATTAGTTTCTAAATCTCCTGACGGACAAGAAATTAACTTAATGGTAATTGAAGTAAAAGAAGAAAGTATAGTAATTGATGGTAATCATCCTTTAGCTGGTCATGATCTTGTTTTTGACGTAGAAGTTGTTGAAATTAAAGAAACAGTAATTACAGAATAA